A single genomic interval of Lacrimispora sphenoides JCM 1415 harbors:
- a CDS encoding DEAD/DEAH box helicase: MPTISIDLDVMNKKIFLYGDIEKLKSHRFAWRYIKDYLKPLVETDKIVIPISEKDTITLLSDIREMLKKYGFNEKQSNTSEQALLDFYKEEEKFSEFSEKAFDIRNNKCVFEEFKSFSDSVAIRLPNRSLYPLQLLSAYHLAFAQNACNFSVPGAGKTSIVYGAYAYLKHLPEGDLKKIDKLLIVGPLSSFGPWELEYAECFGKKPNAKRLISGLSHEAKTDYLYSRNTAEITLISYASLVPLKNELEFYLKYNRVMMVLDEAHKAKNTSGGITAETVLSLSKNCSARVVLTGTPAPNGYEDLYNMFKFIWPNKNIIGFQVNQLKDMTSRINDLRVDRLINNIAPFFMRIKKSDLNIPLATVHPPIEVEMGPIQRRIYDFVEKKYINSLLNDGIPDTSSRFKSLLAQAKVLRLMQVATNPAMLKEPLCEFLQDDDCCQEVYRSVDDVDVLKEIGEYEILETPSKYVAAKELIERIINGGSKVVVWATFIHTIHEFKDYLSINGIASQELYGAIPVEQEGIEGETNQQIVTREKIVAEFQKEDCPYKVIIANPFAVAESISLHKACHNAIYLERSFNAAHFVQSKDRIHRYGLKPGTETHYFFIVSKDSIDDTINERLTEKERRMTEIMENMPIPLFDNISFDLGDEDIKALIKDYVRRTKKN, from the coding sequence ATGCCAACAATTTCAATAGATCTTGATGTTATGAATAAAAAAATTTTTTTGTATGGAGATATTGAAAAATTAAAAAGTCATAGATTTGCATGGAGATATATAAAGGATTATTTGAAGCCACTAGTTGAAACGGATAAAATAGTTATCCCAATTAGCGAGAAAGATACCATTACATTACTGTCCGATATAAGGGAAATGTTAAAAAAGTATGGATTTAATGAGAAACAGAGTAATACATCTGAACAGGCGCTATTGGATTTTTATAAGGAAGAAGAAAAATTTTCAGAATTTTCAGAAAAAGCCTTTGATATTAGAAACAATAAATGCGTATTTGAAGAATTCAAAAGTTTTAGTGATTCTGTAGCAATCAGGTTACCTAATAGGTCTCTTTATCCGCTTCAGTTACTTTCGGCCTATCACCTTGCTTTTGCACAAAATGCGTGTAATTTTTCTGTGCCTGGCGCTGGAAAAACTAGTATTGTGTATGGTGCATACGCTTATTTAAAACATCTTCCAGAAGGCGATTTAAAAAAGATAGATAAGTTATTGATCGTTGGACCATTAAGTTCTTTTGGACCCTGGGAGCTTGAATATGCTGAATGTTTTGGAAAGAAACCAAATGCTAAGAGACTTATAAGCGGTTTATCACATGAAGCAAAAACTGATTATTTATATTCTCGCAATACAGCAGAAATTACATTGATTTCTTATGCATCTCTTGTCCCATTAAAGAATGAATTAGAATTTTATTTGAAATATAATAGAGTAATGATGGTTCTTGATGAAGCACACAAAGCAAAAAATACTTCTGGAGGTATCACTGCAGAAACGGTATTATCTCTTTCTAAAAATTGTTCTGCACGAGTTGTTTTAACAGGCACCCCAGCTCCAAATGGTTATGAAGATCTTTATAACATGTTTAAATTTATATGGCCCAATAAGAATATAATTGGATTCCAAGTCAACCAGTTAAAAGATATGACTTCACGAATTAATGATTTACGAGTTGATCGTCTAATAAATAATATAGCTCCTTTTTTCATGCGTATTAAAAAAAGCGATTTAAATATTCCTTTAGCAACTGTTCATCCGCCAATTGAGGTCGAAATGGGTCCTATACAACGAAGAATTTATGATTTTGTTGAGAAAAAGTACATTAATTCGTTGCTTAATGATGGAATTCCAGATACATCTTCTAGGTTTAAATCTCTTCTTGCCCAAGCAAAGGTACTAAGGTTAATGCAAGTTGCTACAAATCCTGCTATGCTTAAAGAACCATTATGCGAATTTCTGCAAGATGATGATTGCTGTCAGGAGGTATATCGGTCGGTTGATGATGTTGATGTGCTTAAAGAAATTGGCGAATATGAAATACTAGAAACTCCATCAAAATATGTGGCTGCAAAAGAGTTAATTGAAAGAATCATTAATGGGGGTAGTAAGGTTGTAGTATGGGCTACATTTATTCATACTATACATGAATTTAAAGATTATCTATCAATTAATGGTATTGCTTCTCAAGAATTGTATGGAGCTATACCCGTAGAGCAAGAGGGGATAGAAGGTGAAACAAACCAGCAAATTGTTACTCGAGAAAAAATAGTAGCAGAATTTCAGAAAGAAGATTGTCCATATAAAGTAATAATTGCAAATCCCTTTGCTGTTGCAGAATCTATTTCTCTTCATAAGGCTTGCCATAATGCCATATATTTGGAACGGTCGTTTAATGCTGCTCATTTTGTCCAATCAAAGGACCGCATACACAGATATGGTTTGAAACCCGGAACAGAGACTCATTATTTTTTTATAGTTTCAAAAGACTCTATTGATGACACAATTAATGAAAGATTAACTGAAAAAGAACGTAGAATGACGGAAATAATGGAGAATATGCCTATTCCATTATTTGATAATATTTCTTTCGACCTAGGTGATGAAGATATAAAGGCGTTGATTAAAGACTATGTTAGAAGAACTAAAAAAAATTAA
- a CDS encoding DUF3883 domain-containing protein has translation MLEELKKINRLGDKGDIILFLKSVIGRQRLYRKDIQKICEYSSERIFQNINSILLYCEYLELIIVEEKIYISPVIGRVLDDPIKLNDTIISNTISKMFSVQAFEQNMFIFDVLEKRFIFKNEKLSLDYFIFRNLLISQGFFEVIRTNTKFKFFVASQYEVLISSFCKERNKAFTIEQLRKKLEENELAGEMAECFVLSFERKRITNVNLKDLIKRISDIDVGAGYDIVSFNSNNSVSIDRFIEVKAISDLESFYWSKNEYDIAKLKGNEYCLYLVDLKRITDNEYIPMIIKNPANTLFKSDDWLVESQSFHVWHV, from the coding sequence ATGTTAGAAGAACTAAAAAAAATTAACCGTTTAGGTGATAAAGGTGATATAATTTTATTCCTAAAGTCTGTAATTGGAAGGCAGAGATTATACCGTAAGGATATTCAAAAAATTTGTGAATATTCTTCTGAGAGGATATTTCAAAATATTAATTCAATATTATTATATTGTGAATATTTAGAACTGATTATTGTCGAAGAGAAAATATACATTTCTCCAGTTATTGGAAGGGTACTTGATGATCCAATTAAATTGAATGATACTATTATTTCAAATACCATATCGAAAATGTTTAGTGTTCAAGCATTTGAACAGAATATGTTTATATTTGATGTATTAGAAAAGCGTTTTATATTTAAAAATGAAAAACTATCGTTAGATTATTTTATTTTTAGAAATTTACTTATCAGTCAGGGATTTTTTGAAGTTATTCGCACTAATACGAAATTTAAGTTTTTTGTTGCCTCTCAATATGAAGTGCTAATTTCTTCTTTTTGTAAAGAGAGAAATAAAGCTTTTACTATTGAGCAATTACGGAAAAAGCTTGAAGAAAACGAATTAGCAGGCGAAATGGCTGAATGTTTTGTTTTATCGTTTGAAAGGAAAAGAATAACGAATGTGAATTTGAAAGATTTGATTAAAAGGATATCAGATATAGATGTAGGTGCGGGTTATGATATCGTTTCTTTCAACTCTAATAATTCGGTAAGTATTGATCGATTTATAGAAGTAAAAGCAATTTCAGATTTAGAATCTTTTTATTGGTCAAAAAATGAATACGATATTGCAAAACTAAAAGGTAATGAGTATTGCTTATATCTTGTTGATTTAAAAAGAATTACTGATAATGAGTACATTCCCATGATAATAAAAAATCCTGCTAATACATTGTTTAAGTCCGATGATTGGTTAGTGGAATCTCAATCATTTCATGTTTGGCATGTTTGA
- a CDS encoding very short patch repair endonuclease, translated as MKHPKFSTTPEVSLRMSKVHLKGGKAEDLLVKALWHKKIRYRKNYKPLPGSPDIAITKHKVAVFVDGEFWHGYNWSERKEKIKSNKEY; from the coding sequence ATGAAGCATCCTAAATTTAGTACTACACCTGAAGTATCTTTACGGATGTCAAAGGTACATCTCAAAGGTGGGAAAGCAGAAGATTTATTGGTTAAAGCCTTATGGCATAAAAAAATTAGGTATCGTAAAAATTATAAGCCTCTTCCAGGGTCACCTGACATAGCTATTACAAAACATAAAGTTGCTGTTTTTGTAGATGGAGAGTTTTGGCATGGATATAATTGGTCGGAACGCAAAGAGAAGATTAAATCAAATAAAGAGTATTGA
- a CDS encoding cache domain-containing sensor histidine kinase, translating into MSRIKLFLHYLRTHIWIQISFIFMMSLVMIIFCYQVYMRKAYENFLVKKNHLMESAVLDAMQMNIDYTMMEYINMGVQIAVAPAVYDLAGRLTGTREDPERDFMILKATFANMANYSKNVINISVASEEGEVYQYDRLYQIDAIMWRPKDSGFLKEMYKKIYERANDSIVPKYLVSTEHGSHPTNKEPVFHIFYPIVGKENSFSKMHGMLCVTFRLDMLQPFMDILSGEEGTYSQAYVTEEGGRIICHSNPEYTGKPESVYREDGMLFILDKPLEKVNWQLHVSLDKDQLDRSVMGIIAQGMGVYVFLLLVVAGIFYLIIRKVNKPLRSIETAMELTASGSEKLRNKVVVEGEHEIWQLAIGYNDMIDKLVKQEKEVEKNYQLCITAMERQHQAEREALETQINAHFLCNTLGTINYEAMECGNFKVSELIKKLSNILRYTFDQKCQNVYMYQEFAWIEQYLFLQKARLEDAFDYEVEFPEECVNWSCCKLMLQPFVENAILHGFEGRESGGTLSIQARKEGERLTVSIRDNGCGISPDKLERIRKVLTGEEGVEMKEIGIGIRNVAARMRLFYGAGILMEVTSVEGEGTEFRFFIPEVKR; encoded by the coding sequence ATGAGCAGAATAAAACTGTTTTTGCACTATTTAAGAACCCATATCTGGATACAGATAAGCTTTATTTTTATGATGTCCCTGGTGATGATTATTTTCTGTTATCAGGTCTATATGAGAAAGGCTTATGAGAATTTCCTGGTGAAAAAGAACCATCTGATGGAATCTGCTGTGCTGGACGCTATGCAGATGAATATTGACTATACTATGATGGAATATATCAATATGGGGGTTCAGATTGCGGTTGCCCCGGCTGTTTATGATCTGGCCGGCCGGCTGACGGGGACACGGGAAGACCCGGAACGGGATTTCATGATACTGAAAGCAACCTTTGCAAACATGGCCAATTATTCCAAGAATGTGATTAATATTTCCGTTGCTTCGGAAGAGGGAGAAGTCTATCAGTATGACCGTCTGTATCAGATTGATGCCATCATGTGGAGGCCGAAGGACTCCGGTTTTTTAAAAGAGATGTATAAGAAGATCTATGAGCGGGCCAATGACAGCATAGTGCCTAAGTATCTGGTGAGTACAGAACATGGCAGTCATCCGACGAACAAAGAACCGGTATTCCATATTTTCTATCCGATTGTTGGTAAGGAGAACAGTTTTTCCAAGATGCACGGGATGCTCTGCGTGACTTTTCGGCTCGATATGCTTCAGCCCTTTATGGATATTTTATCAGGGGAGGAGGGGACATACTCGCAGGCGTACGTGACGGAAGAGGGAGGAAGGATCATCTGCCACTCCAATCCAGAATATACGGGAAAACCGGAGTCGGTGTATCGGGAGGATGGAATGCTGTTTATCCTGGACAAACCTCTGGAAAAGGTGAACTGGCAGCTGCACGTTTCCCTTGATAAGGATCAGCTAGACAGAAGCGTGATGGGAATTATTGCTCAGGGTATGGGAGTTTATGTCTTTCTACTCCTTGTGGTGGCTGGGATATTTTATCTGATTATCAGAAAAGTGAATAAGCCGCTGCGCAGTATTGAGACCGCTATGGAGCTGACCGCCTCTGGCAGTGAAAAGCTACGCAATAAAGTTGTTGTGGAAGGCGAACACGAAATCTGGCAATTGGCCATAGGATACAACGATATGATAGACAAGCTGGTAAAGCAAGAAAAAGAGGTGGAGAAGAATTATCAGTTGTGCATAACAGCAATGGAACGGCAGCATCAGGCAGAGCGGGAAGCCCTGGAGACACAGATCAACGCTCATTTTCTGTGTAATACCCTAGGGACAATCAACTATGAGGCCATGGAGTGCGGCAATTTTAAGGTCTCAGAACTGATAAAGAAGCTGTCAAATATTCTGCGTTACACATTTGACCAGAAGTGCCAGAATGTATACATGTACCAGGAATTTGCTTGGATTGAGCAGTATTTATTCCTGCAGAAGGCGCGTCTTGAGGATGCCTTCGATTATGAGGTGGAGTTCCCGGAAGAATGTGTCAACTGGAGCTGCTGCAAGCTGATGCTTCAGCCATTTGTGGAGAATGCCATCCTACACGGGTTTGAGGGCAGAGAGAGCGGCGGGACGCTGTCCATTCAGGCCCGAAAAGAGGGGGAGCGGCTGACTGTTTCCATCAGGGATAATGGCTGCGGTATCTCTCCGGATAAGTTGGAGCGGATTCGGAAAGTCCTGACGGGGGAAGAAGGGGTGGAGATGAAGGAGATCGGAATCGGAATACGGAATGTGGCCGCCAGAATGCGTCTGTTTTATGGGGCCGGAATTTTGATGGAGGTCACTTCGGTAGAAGGGGAGGGGACTGAGTTCCGGTTCTTTATCCCTGAAGTAAAAAGGTAA
- a CDS encoding response regulator transcription factor produces MKLMIVEDEQRARRGLKNIILSISQEDEIVAEAANGRSALELIKTVKPDAVFTDIKMPFMDGLTLIKEVRKLGMGTKFVIISAYEEFEYARQAITCGVSEYLVKPLIMEDIRKALDAVRDRGEQDNCKVSLSECYPEVHPIILKALRKIENEYLTPMNQKDMANDLGISPEYFSGLFSKNMGESFVHFLRNYRIEIAKSLYLHSDIPREEVPFKVGFVDEKYYNRVFKNATGMSVGEYIRENRR; encoded by the coding sequence ATGAAGCTGATGATTGTTGAGGATGAACAGCGGGCGAGACGGGGACTGAAGAATATTATCTTATCTATTTCACAGGAAGATGAGATCGTGGCAGAGGCAGCTAACGGAAGAAGCGCTTTGGAGCTGATTAAGACTGTGAAACCGGATGCGGTATTTACGGACATTAAGATGCCGTTTATGGACGGACTCACACTGATTAAAGAAGTGCGGAAACTGGGAATGGGCACAAAATTTGTGATTATAAGCGCCTATGAGGAATTTGAATATGCAAGACAGGCGATTACGTGCGGCGTATCCGAATATCTGGTAAAACCGCTGATTATGGAAGACATCCGAAAGGCTCTCGACGCCGTCCGCGACAGGGGGGAACAGGATAACTGCAAGGTAAGTCTGTCTGAGTGCTATCCGGAAGTCCATCCGATTATCTTAAAGGCATTGCGAAAGATTGAAAATGAGTATTTGACACCAATGAACCAGAAGGATATGGCAAATGACTTGGGGATCAGCCCGGAATATTTTTCAGGGCTGTTCAGCAAAAATATGGGAGAATCTTTCGTACATTTTCTGAGAAATTACCGTATTGAGATAGCAAAATCCCTCTATCTCCACAGTGACATTCCGAGAGAGGAAGTACCTTTTAAAGTAGGATTTGTAGATGAGAAGTATTATAACCGGGTTTTTAAGAACGCTACAGGGATGAGCGTAGGGGAATATATTCGTGAAAACAGAAGATAG